A single window of Vigna radiata var. radiata cultivar VC1973A chromosome 4, Vradiata_ver6, whole genome shotgun sequence DNA harbors:
- the LOC106759205 gene encoding nodulin homeobox isoform X2, translating to MTNYMFCPVSEKCNCLIDVGPEYWRTPYPVLTLKSYRFSRMRIAKEESSSNAAQAISLISAVKELQGVTVLDLNKLLRDSENFTIQYLTEKGSTLKIDMEKLAGSLPLHLSTVLMSAVRNEALFRYLLRGIRLLHSLCDLASRNSKFEQILLDDVKVMEQLTDLVFYMLIVLGGYRKECHAFSDMPLLHSTLVACNLHLLTGFISTQWQDIVHVLLAHPKIDIFMDAAFGSVRMVVSFLENTLGAYQEDVSVESNLTAEQIVYYLCQQCEASLQFLQSLCQQKLFKERLLKNKELCEKGSILFLARSILKLHIPPSFPSRVMAAISRLKAKILSILLSLCEAESISYLDEVASSARSLDLAKSVALEVFDLLKKAFGRDPGHLTDERSHPMGFVQLNAMRLADIFSDDSNFRSYMILCFTKVLTAIISLSHGDFLSCWCSSNLPEMEEDASLEYDIFAAVGWILDNTTLDVRNATNLEFNLVPNSMPKASYAHHRTSLFVKFFANLHCFVPNICEEQERNLFVLKVMECLQMDLSNLLPGFSFGSDAPKAAIASRNLRSLLSHAESLIPKFLNVEDVQLLRVFFGELQSLFATTGFGENQVQDSKFEESLSWDKISKFNINEHYQEAQSAGGCPPSLTGKEHADLNKKGGNFKEGMSENSAFPDMDQHNTRVEETNQGKGLNRQNQVDDKGIPGKSASGGARDMDKDAQNVETSGSDTSSAKGKNVVDHMDIGELSKSNERLKRTAVEENPEDEKIELSQRRKRKRTIMNDKQVMLIERALKDEPDMQRNAVSLQSWAEKLSVHGSEVTSSQLKNWLNNRKARLARTARDVRAAGGDVDNPVLEKQRGPVPVSYDSPESPEFGRCNAGQYVILVGARGDEIGRGKVFQMHGKWYGKSLEESASCVVDVSELKADKGTRLPFPSEATGTTFAEAETKFGVMRVLWGSNRVYPLRSEI from the exons ATGACAAATTACATGTTTTGTCCAGTATCCGAAAAGTGTAATTGCT TAATAGATGTCGGACCGGAATACTGGAGAACCCCCTACCCCGTTTTAACTCTGAAG TCTTATCGTTTCTCAAGAATGAGGATTGCCAAGGAAGAATCATCGAGCAATGCTGCACAG GCAATAAGCTTGATATCAGCAGTGAAGGAATTGCAAGGGGTCACTGTTCTGGATCTCAATAAATTATTGAGAGACTCTGAAAATTTCACTATTCAATACCTTACTGAAAAAGGATCAACGCTGAAG ATTGATATGGAAAAACTTGCGGGATCTCTTCCATTGCACCTCAGTACCGTGTTGATGTCAGCTGTCAGAAATGAAGCCTTGTTCAGATACTTGTTACGTGGCATTCGACTCTTGCATTCCCTGTGTGATTTAGCCTCCCGAAATTCTAAATTCGAGCAG ATTTTGCTAGATGATGTGAAAGTTATGGAACAGCTGACTGACTTGGTTTTCTACATGCTAATTGTTCTTGGTGGATACAGAAAG GAATGCCATGCTTTCAGTGATATGCCTCTTTTGCATTCAACTCTTGTTGCATGCAATTTACATCTATTGACAGGGTTCATTTCAACACAATGGCAAGATATTGTTCATGTATTGCTTGCGCACCCCAAG ATTGACATATTTATGGATGCAGCTTTTGGATCAGTTCGCATGGTTGTTAGTTTTCTTGAGAATACACTTGGAGCATACCAAGAAGATGTTTCTGTGGAATCAAATCTTACCGCAGAACAAATAGTTTATTATCTCTGCCAGCAGTGTGAAGCTTCTCTCCAGTTTCTGCAGTCTCTTTGCCAACAGAAATTGTTTAAGGAGCGCCTGCTAAAGAATAAG GAATTATGTGAAAAGGGAAGCATTCTTTTTCTGGCTCGATCCATTTTGAAGTTACACATTCCGCCATCTTTTCCATCTAGGGTCATGGCTGCTATTTCTAGGCTGAAGGCTAAAATACTATCTATT CTGCTGAGTTTGTGTGAAGCAGAAAGTATTTCTTATCTTGATGAAGTAGCCAGCTCAGCACGAAGTTTGGATTTGGCTAAATCTGTTGCATTAGAG GTTTTTGACTTGTTGAAGAAAGCTTTTGGAAGAGATCCAGGGCATCTCACTGATGAAAGAAGTCACCCAATGGGGTTTGTACAGCTCAATGCAATGCGTCTTGCTGACATCTTCTCTGACGATTCAAACTTTCGATCTTACATGATACTTTGTTTT ACTAAAGTTCTGACAGCAATAATTTCACTCTCCCATGGAGATTTTTTATCCTGTTGGTGTTCATCTAATCTGCCAGAGATGGAGGAAGATGCTAGTCTTGAATATGATATATTTGCTGCAGTTGGATGGATTTTAGATAATACTACACTAGATGTAAGAAATGCTACAAATTTGGAATTCAACCTAGTCCCTAACAGCATGCCTAAGGCTTCTTATGCACATCATAGGACATCATTGTTTGTCAAGTTCTTTGCAAACCTTCATTGTTTTGTTCCCAACATATGCGAAG AGCAGGAGAGGAACCTTTTTGTTCTCAAGGTCATGGAGTGCCTACAAATGGATCTATCTAACTTGCTGCCTGGATTTTCTTTTGGTTCTGATGCTCCAAAAGCTGCCATTGCTAGCAGAAACCTTC GCTCATTGTTAAGTCATGCAGAATCTTTGATTCCAAAATTCTTAAATGTGGAGGATGTGCAACTTTTAAG AGTGTTTTTTGGTGAATTACAATCACTGTTTGCAACTACTGGATTTGGGGAAAATCAAGTCCAA GATAGCAAATTTGAGGAGTCATTATCTTGGGATAAGATTTCTAAGTTCAACATCAATGAACATTATCAG GAGGCACAGAGTGCAGGCGGATGTCCACCATCTTTAACTGGAAAAGAACACGCTGATCTTAATAAGAAGGGTGGTAACTTCAAGGAAGGAATGTCTGAGAATTCTGCATTTCCGGACATGGACCAACATAATACCAGAGTTGAAGAGACAAATCAAGGCAAGGGCTTAAATAGGCAAAATCAGGTGGATGATAAAGGCATACCTGGTAAAAGTGCATCAGGAGGAGCAAGAGATATGGACAAGGATGCTCAGAATGTTGAAACAAGTGGTTCAGATACTAGTTCTGCAAAAGGAAAGAATGTTGTTGATCATATGGATATTGGAGAActttcaaaatcaaatgaaCGTCTTAAAAGAACTGCAGTTGAGGAAAATCCAGAGGATGAAAAGATTGAGCTTTCACAAAGGAGAAAACGGAAGCGAACAATAATGAATGATAAACAGGTGATGCTGATTGAGAGGGCACTCAAAGATGAGCCTGACATGCAGCGAAATGCAGTTTCACTTCAATCATGGGCCGAAAAACTAAGCGTGCAT GGTTCCGAGGTTACATCTTCACAGCTTAAAAATTG GTTGAACAACCGAAAAGCTAGGCTTGCTCGCACAGCTAGGGATGTTCGCGCAGCAGGAGGCGATGTTGACAATCCTGTCCTAGAAAAGCAAAGAGGGCCAGTACCTGTGTCCTATGACTCGCCTGAGAGTCCAG AATTTGGTCGTTGCAATGCAGGTCAGTATGTTATACTTGTTGGTGCCCGAGGTGATGAAATTGGCAGAGGAAAAGTGTTTCAGATGCACGGTAAGTGGTATGGGAAGAGTTTGGAGGAATCAGCCAGCTGCGTTGTGGATGTTTCTGAGCTCAAAGCTGATAAAGGCACGCGGCTACCCTTTCCATCAGAAGCCACTGGCACCACATTTGCAGAGGCTGAAACAAAGTTTGGTGTCATGAGGGTGTTATGGGGTTCGAACAGAGTTTATCCATTGCGGTCTGAAATCTGA
- the LOC106759205 gene encoding nodulin homeobox isoform X4: MRIAKEESSSNAAQAISLISAVKELQGVTVLDLNKLLRDSENFTIQYLTEKGSTLKIDMEKLAGSLPLHLSTVLMSAVRNEALFRYLLRGIRLLHSLCDLASRNSKFEQILLDDVKVMEQLTDLVFYMLIVLGGYRKECHAFSDMPLLHSTLVACNLHLLTGFISTQWQDIVHVLLAHPKIDIFMDAAFGSVRMVVSFLENTLGAYQEDVSVESNLTAEQIVYYLCQQCEASLQFLQSLCQQKLFKERLLKNKELCEKGSILFLARSILKLHIPPSFPSRVMAAISRLKAKILSILLSLCEAESISYLDEVASSARSLDLAKSVALEVFDLLKKAFGRDPGHLTDERSHPMGFVQLNAMRLADIFSDDSNFRSYMILCFTKVLTAIISLSHGDFLSCWCSSNLPEMEEDASLEYDIFAAVGWILDNTTLDVRNATNLEFNLVPNSMPKASYAHHRTSLFVKFFANLHCFVPNICEEQERNLFVLKVMECLQMDLSNLLPGFSFGSDAPKAAIASRNLRSLLSHAESLIPKFLNVEDVQLLRVFFGELQSLFATTGFGENQVQDSKFEESLSWDKISKFNINEHYQEAQSAGGCPPSLTGKEHADLNKKGGNFKEGMSENSAFPDMDQHNTRVEETNQGKGLNRQNQVDDKGIPGKSASGGARDMDKDAQNVETSGSDTSSAKGKNVVDHMDIGELSKSNERLKRTAVEENPEDEKIELSQRRKRKRTIMNDKQVMLIERALKDEPDMQRNAVSLQSWAEKLSVHGSEVTSSQLKNWLNNRKARLARTARDVRAAGGDVDNPVLEKQRGPVPVSYDSPESPGDVSLAARIASGDNKPEPSLARFVDLGSPEFGRCNAGQYVILVGARGDEIGRGKVFQMHGKWYGKSLEESASCVVDVSELKADKGTRLPFPSEATGTTFAEAETKFGVMRVLWGSNRVYPLRSEI, encoded by the exons ATGAGGATTGCCAAGGAAGAATCATCGAGCAATGCTGCACAG GCAATAAGCTTGATATCAGCAGTGAAGGAATTGCAAGGGGTCACTGTTCTGGATCTCAATAAATTATTGAGAGACTCTGAAAATTTCACTATTCAATACCTTACTGAAAAAGGATCAACGCTGAAG ATTGATATGGAAAAACTTGCGGGATCTCTTCCATTGCACCTCAGTACCGTGTTGATGTCAGCTGTCAGAAATGAAGCCTTGTTCAGATACTTGTTACGTGGCATTCGACTCTTGCATTCCCTGTGTGATTTAGCCTCCCGAAATTCTAAATTCGAGCAG ATTTTGCTAGATGATGTGAAAGTTATGGAACAGCTGACTGACTTGGTTTTCTACATGCTAATTGTTCTTGGTGGATACAGAAAG GAATGCCATGCTTTCAGTGATATGCCTCTTTTGCATTCAACTCTTGTTGCATGCAATTTACATCTATTGACAGGGTTCATTTCAACACAATGGCAAGATATTGTTCATGTATTGCTTGCGCACCCCAAG ATTGACATATTTATGGATGCAGCTTTTGGATCAGTTCGCATGGTTGTTAGTTTTCTTGAGAATACACTTGGAGCATACCAAGAAGATGTTTCTGTGGAATCAAATCTTACCGCAGAACAAATAGTTTATTATCTCTGCCAGCAGTGTGAAGCTTCTCTCCAGTTTCTGCAGTCTCTTTGCCAACAGAAATTGTTTAAGGAGCGCCTGCTAAAGAATAAG GAATTATGTGAAAAGGGAAGCATTCTTTTTCTGGCTCGATCCATTTTGAAGTTACACATTCCGCCATCTTTTCCATCTAGGGTCATGGCTGCTATTTCTAGGCTGAAGGCTAAAATACTATCTATT CTGCTGAGTTTGTGTGAAGCAGAAAGTATTTCTTATCTTGATGAAGTAGCCAGCTCAGCACGAAGTTTGGATTTGGCTAAATCTGTTGCATTAGAG GTTTTTGACTTGTTGAAGAAAGCTTTTGGAAGAGATCCAGGGCATCTCACTGATGAAAGAAGTCACCCAATGGGGTTTGTACAGCTCAATGCAATGCGTCTTGCTGACATCTTCTCTGACGATTCAAACTTTCGATCTTACATGATACTTTGTTTT ACTAAAGTTCTGACAGCAATAATTTCACTCTCCCATGGAGATTTTTTATCCTGTTGGTGTTCATCTAATCTGCCAGAGATGGAGGAAGATGCTAGTCTTGAATATGATATATTTGCTGCAGTTGGATGGATTTTAGATAATACTACACTAGATGTAAGAAATGCTACAAATTTGGAATTCAACCTAGTCCCTAACAGCATGCCTAAGGCTTCTTATGCACATCATAGGACATCATTGTTTGTCAAGTTCTTTGCAAACCTTCATTGTTTTGTTCCCAACATATGCGAAG AGCAGGAGAGGAACCTTTTTGTTCTCAAGGTCATGGAGTGCCTACAAATGGATCTATCTAACTTGCTGCCTGGATTTTCTTTTGGTTCTGATGCTCCAAAAGCTGCCATTGCTAGCAGAAACCTTC GCTCATTGTTAAGTCATGCAGAATCTTTGATTCCAAAATTCTTAAATGTGGAGGATGTGCAACTTTTAAG AGTGTTTTTTGGTGAATTACAATCACTGTTTGCAACTACTGGATTTGGGGAAAATCAAGTCCAA GATAGCAAATTTGAGGAGTCATTATCTTGGGATAAGATTTCTAAGTTCAACATCAATGAACATTATCAG GAGGCACAGAGTGCAGGCGGATGTCCACCATCTTTAACTGGAAAAGAACACGCTGATCTTAATAAGAAGGGTGGTAACTTCAAGGAAGGAATGTCTGAGAATTCTGCATTTCCGGACATGGACCAACATAATACCAGAGTTGAAGAGACAAATCAAGGCAAGGGCTTAAATAGGCAAAATCAGGTGGATGATAAAGGCATACCTGGTAAAAGTGCATCAGGAGGAGCAAGAGATATGGACAAGGATGCTCAGAATGTTGAAACAAGTGGTTCAGATACTAGTTCTGCAAAAGGAAAGAATGTTGTTGATCATATGGATATTGGAGAActttcaaaatcaaatgaaCGTCTTAAAAGAACTGCAGTTGAGGAAAATCCAGAGGATGAAAAGATTGAGCTTTCACAAAGGAGAAAACGGAAGCGAACAATAATGAATGATAAACAGGTGATGCTGATTGAGAGGGCACTCAAAGATGAGCCTGACATGCAGCGAAATGCAGTTTCACTTCAATCATGGGCCGAAAAACTAAGCGTGCAT GGTTCCGAGGTTACATCTTCACAGCTTAAAAATTG GTTGAACAACCGAAAAGCTAGGCTTGCTCGCACAGCTAGGGATGTTCGCGCAGCAGGAGGCGATGTTGACAATCCTGTCCTAGAAAAGCAAAGAGGGCCAGTACCTGTGTCCTATGACTCGCCTGAGAGTCCAGGTGACGTATCACTTGCTGCGAGAATAGCTTCAGGCGATAATAAACCAGAGCCTTCTCTGGCTCGATTTGTTGATCTTGGTTCTCCAGAATTTGGTCGTTGCAATGCAGGTCAGTATGTTATACTTGTTGGTGCCCGAGGTGATGAAATTGGCAGAGGAAAAGTGTTTCAGATGCACGGTAAGTGGTATGGGAAGAGTTTGGAGGAATCAGCCAGCTGCGTTGTGGATGTTTCTGAGCTCAAAGCTGATAAAGGCACGCGGCTACCCTTTCCATCAGAAGCCACTGGCACCACATTTGCAGAGGCTGAAACAAAGTTTGGTGTCATGAGGGTGTTATGGGGTTCGAACAGAGTTTATCCATTGCGGTCTGAAATCTGA
- the LOC106759205 gene encoding nodulin homeobox isoform X3, which yields MTNYMFCPVSEKCNCLIDVGPEYWRTPYPVLTLKSYRFSRMRIAKEESSSNAAQAISLISAVKELQGVTVLDLNKLLRDSENFTIQYLTEKGSTLKIDMEKLAGSLPLHLSTVLMSAVRNEALFRYLLRGIRLLHSLCDLASRNSKFEQILLDDVKVMEQLTDLVFYMLIVLGGYRKECHAFSDMPLLHSTLVACNLHLLTGFISTQWQDIVHVLLAHPKIDIFMDAAFGSVRMVVSFLENTLGAYQEDVSVESNLTAEQIVYYLCQQCEASLQFLQSLCQQKLFKERLLKNKELCEKGSILFLARSILKLHIPPSFPSRVMAAISRLKAKILSILLSLCEAESISYLDEVASSARSLDLAKSVALEVFDLLKKAFGRDPGHLTDERSHPMGFVQLNAMRLADIFSDDSNFRSYMILCFTKVLTAIISLSHGDFLSCWCSSNLPEMEEDASLEYDIFAAVGWILDNTTLDVRNATNLEFNLVPNSMPKASYAHHRTSLFVKFFANLHCFVPNICEEQERNLFVLKVMECLQMDLSNLLPGFSFGSDAPKAAIASRNLRSLLSHAESLIPKFLNVEDVQLLRVFFGELQSLFATTGFGENQVQDSKFEESLSWDKISKFNINEHYQEAQSAGGCPPSLTGKEHADLNKKGGNFKEGMSENSAFPDMDQHNTRVEETNQGKGLNRQNQVDDKGIPGKSASGGARDMDKDAQNVETSGSDTSSAKGKNVVDHMDIGELSKSNERLKRTAVEENPEDEKIELSQRRKRKRTIMNDKQVMLIERALKDEPDMQRNAVSLQSWAEKLSVHGSEVTSSQLKNWLNNRKARLARTARDVRAAGGDVDNPVLEKQRGPVPVSYDSPESPGQYVILVGARGDEIGRGKVFQMHGKWYGKSLEESASCVVDVSELKADKGTRLPFPSEATGTTFAEAETKFGVMRVLWGSNRVYPLRSEI from the exons ATGACAAATTACATGTTTTGTCCAGTATCCGAAAAGTGTAATTGCT TAATAGATGTCGGACCGGAATACTGGAGAACCCCCTACCCCGTTTTAACTCTGAAG TCTTATCGTTTCTCAAGAATGAGGATTGCCAAGGAAGAATCATCGAGCAATGCTGCACAG GCAATAAGCTTGATATCAGCAGTGAAGGAATTGCAAGGGGTCACTGTTCTGGATCTCAATAAATTATTGAGAGACTCTGAAAATTTCACTATTCAATACCTTACTGAAAAAGGATCAACGCTGAAG ATTGATATGGAAAAACTTGCGGGATCTCTTCCATTGCACCTCAGTACCGTGTTGATGTCAGCTGTCAGAAATGAAGCCTTGTTCAGATACTTGTTACGTGGCATTCGACTCTTGCATTCCCTGTGTGATTTAGCCTCCCGAAATTCTAAATTCGAGCAG ATTTTGCTAGATGATGTGAAAGTTATGGAACAGCTGACTGACTTGGTTTTCTACATGCTAATTGTTCTTGGTGGATACAGAAAG GAATGCCATGCTTTCAGTGATATGCCTCTTTTGCATTCAACTCTTGTTGCATGCAATTTACATCTATTGACAGGGTTCATTTCAACACAATGGCAAGATATTGTTCATGTATTGCTTGCGCACCCCAAG ATTGACATATTTATGGATGCAGCTTTTGGATCAGTTCGCATGGTTGTTAGTTTTCTTGAGAATACACTTGGAGCATACCAAGAAGATGTTTCTGTGGAATCAAATCTTACCGCAGAACAAATAGTTTATTATCTCTGCCAGCAGTGTGAAGCTTCTCTCCAGTTTCTGCAGTCTCTTTGCCAACAGAAATTGTTTAAGGAGCGCCTGCTAAAGAATAAG GAATTATGTGAAAAGGGAAGCATTCTTTTTCTGGCTCGATCCATTTTGAAGTTACACATTCCGCCATCTTTTCCATCTAGGGTCATGGCTGCTATTTCTAGGCTGAAGGCTAAAATACTATCTATT CTGCTGAGTTTGTGTGAAGCAGAAAGTATTTCTTATCTTGATGAAGTAGCCAGCTCAGCACGAAGTTTGGATTTGGCTAAATCTGTTGCATTAGAG GTTTTTGACTTGTTGAAGAAAGCTTTTGGAAGAGATCCAGGGCATCTCACTGATGAAAGAAGTCACCCAATGGGGTTTGTACAGCTCAATGCAATGCGTCTTGCTGACATCTTCTCTGACGATTCAAACTTTCGATCTTACATGATACTTTGTTTT ACTAAAGTTCTGACAGCAATAATTTCACTCTCCCATGGAGATTTTTTATCCTGTTGGTGTTCATCTAATCTGCCAGAGATGGAGGAAGATGCTAGTCTTGAATATGATATATTTGCTGCAGTTGGATGGATTTTAGATAATACTACACTAGATGTAAGAAATGCTACAAATTTGGAATTCAACCTAGTCCCTAACAGCATGCCTAAGGCTTCTTATGCACATCATAGGACATCATTGTTTGTCAAGTTCTTTGCAAACCTTCATTGTTTTGTTCCCAACATATGCGAAG AGCAGGAGAGGAACCTTTTTGTTCTCAAGGTCATGGAGTGCCTACAAATGGATCTATCTAACTTGCTGCCTGGATTTTCTTTTGGTTCTGATGCTCCAAAAGCTGCCATTGCTAGCAGAAACCTTC GCTCATTGTTAAGTCATGCAGAATCTTTGATTCCAAAATTCTTAAATGTGGAGGATGTGCAACTTTTAAG AGTGTTTTTTGGTGAATTACAATCACTGTTTGCAACTACTGGATTTGGGGAAAATCAAGTCCAA GATAGCAAATTTGAGGAGTCATTATCTTGGGATAAGATTTCTAAGTTCAACATCAATGAACATTATCAG GAGGCACAGAGTGCAGGCGGATGTCCACCATCTTTAACTGGAAAAGAACACGCTGATCTTAATAAGAAGGGTGGTAACTTCAAGGAAGGAATGTCTGAGAATTCTGCATTTCCGGACATGGACCAACATAATACCAGAGTTGAAGAGACAAATCAAGGCAAGGGCTTAAATAGGCAAAATCAGGTGGATGATAAAGGCATACCTGGTAAAAGTGCATCAGGAGGAGCAAGAGATATGGACAAGGATGCTCAGAATGTTGAAACAAGTGGTTCAGATACTAGTTCTGCAAAAGGAAAGAATGTTGTTGATCATATGGATATTGGAGAActttcaaaatcaaatgaaCGTCTTAAAAGAACTGCAGTTGAGGAAAATCCAGAGGATGAAAAGATTGAGCTTTCACAAAGGAGAAAACGGAAGCGAACAATAATGAATGATAAACAGGTGATGCTGATTGAGAGGGCACTCAAAGATGAGCCTGACATGCAGCGAAATGCAGTTTCACTTCAATCATGGGCCGAAAAACTAAGCGTGCAT GGTTCCGAGGTTACATCTTCACAGCTTAAAAATTG GTTGAACAACCGAAAAGCTAGGCTTGCTCGCACAGCTAGGGATGTTCGCGCAGCAGGAGGCGATGTTGACAATCCTGTCCTAGAAAAGCAAAGAGGGCCAGTACCTGTGTCCTATGACTCGCCTGAGAGTCCAG GTCAGTATGTTATACTTGTTGGTGCCCGAGGTGATGAAATTGGCAGAGGAAAAGTGTTTCAGATGCACGGTAAGTGGTATGGGAAGAGTTTGGAGGAATCAGCCAGCTGCGTTGTGGATGTTTCTGAGCTCAAAGCTGATAAAGGCACGCGGCTACCCTTTCCATCAGAAGCCACTGGCACCACATTTGCAGAGGCTGAAACAAAGTTTGGTGTCATGAGGGTGTTATGGGGTTCGAACAGAGTTTATCCATTGCGGTCTGAAATCTGA